A DNA window from Ignavibacteriales bacterium contains the following coding sequences:
- the preA gene encoding NAD-dependent dihydropyrimidine dehydrogenase subunit PreA yields MKKSKKIIEQVYKEIPIYSQRDLSYDFLGLHWENPFILAAAPSTDDLEIVSRGLRMGWAGAILKTTSIEGNVVDLVYPMMSTFNHDGKKLFGMGNIDLISEHHIDKVEYNVRKLKKEFPGKIIAASIMAGRKEDWQRLVERLEKAGVDFIECSFSCPQGNIGEDPGKMLAQSISATELTAKWVKEAARRVPVSIKITPHVTDIVDVAKAVKRSGADALTAANSLQALMGVDIRTFVPYPQLNGKSTYSGMTGPAIKPLTLRTISEIARNVDIPILGTGGASTWSDAVEFLAVGAGVVQYCTAVMHYGFRIIDDLKSGMSHYLDEMKFKSVMDIYRKALPHIATHDELPRRKIRSHINEATCIQCEACYLACRDGGHMAIDRKPNRIPKVDWERCVGCGLCEHVCPVDGCIEMKVFNH; encoded by the coding sequence ATGAAAAAGTCAAAAAAGATTATCGAACAAGTTTATAAAGAAATCCCTATCTACTCGCAGCGCGATTTATCGTACGATTTTCTTGGACTTCACTGGGAAAACCCATTTATACTTGCCGCAGCTCCATCGACGGATGATTTAGAAATAGTCAGTAGGGGTTTAAGGATGGGGTGGGCGGGAGCAATTCTTAAGACTACTTCAATCGAAGGGAATGTAGTTGATCTTGTATATCCGATGATGAGTACATTCAATCATGATGGAAAGAAACTCTTCGGCATGGGCAATATCGATTTGATTTCGGAACATCATATTGATAAGGTTGAGTATAATGTCAGAAAGTTGAAGAAAGAATTTCCAGGAAAAATTATTGCCGCAAGTATCATGGCTGGAAGAAAAGAAGACTGGCAACGATTAGTTGAGCGATTGGAGAAAGCAGGAGTCGATTTCATCGAGTGCAGCTTCTCGTGCCCGCAGGGAAACATCGGCGAAGATCCGGGAAAGATGCTGGCTCAAAGTATCAGCGCAACTGAGTTGACTGCAAAGTGGGTGAAGGAAGCGGCACGAAGAGTTCCTGTCTCTATTAAAATTACACCTCACGTTACAGATATTGTGGATGTAGCTAAAGCGGTGAAGCGAAGCGGAGCTGATGCGTTGACTGCGGCTAATTCGCTTCAGGCATTGATGGGTGTTGATATTAGAACCTTTGTTCCATATCCGCAATTAAATGGTAAATCTACTTACAGCGGAATGACAGGTCCGGCAATTAAACCGCTGACTCTGCGAACAATTTCCGAGATTGCCCGCAATGTTGATATTCCTATTCTCGGTACCGGCGGAGCTTCAACATGGAGCGATGCAGTAGAGTTCCTGGCGGTTGGCGCTGGTGTTGTTCAGTATTGTACGGCGGTGATGCACTACGGATTCCGTATCATTGACGATTTGAAGAGCGGTATGTCTCATTATCTCGATGAGATGAAATTCAAATCAGTTATGGATATTTACAGAAAAGCATTGCCGCATATTGCCACTCATGATGAATTGCCGCGCAGGAAGATTCGCAGTCATATTAACGAAGCAACATGCATCCAGTGCGAAGCATGTTACCTTGCCTGCCGCGATGGCGGACATATGGCAATAGACCGCAAACCAAACCGCATCCCAAAAGTTGATTGGGAGAGATGCGTTGGCTGCGGATTGTGTGAACATGTTTGTCCGGTGGATGGGTGTATTGAGATGAAAGTATTTAACCACTGA
- a CDS encoding pyridoxal-phosphate dependent enzyme: protein MSKIIKQINSEVVKKTATRCREKGIVVPTFKQMRNPETIPVSIKSILPKVGLWDVNPLNLFRITWKNDIKTGLFGGVNYLEIPKEITGVKARIIGLVGKYFPTGAHKVGAAFGCLVPRLVSGEFNPEKHKAVWPSTGNYCRGGAFNSVLLGCTPIAILPEEMSKERFAWLKEIGADVIATPGCESNVKEIYDKCWELKKDPNNIIFNQFEEFGNPIWHYNVTGPAIEEVFQSLKMKNGRASAFISATGSAGTIAAGDYLKKQYPHLKVVATEALQCPTLLMNGFGGHRIEGIGDKHVPWVHNVRNTDAVAAIDDEDCMRVLRLFNEEVGKNFLSKELRAESKELSLLGISSIANMLAAIKTAKYFELNEDDVIFTMFTDSADMYGSRIKELEQERGKYSLIEAAKDHAAPIAHQSIDYFKELTYYDRKAIHNLKYYTWVEQQGKTYEEILAQWNPEYWTSLFEEEVVYFDKLIEEFNNQVGK, encoded by the coding sequence ATGTCAAAGATAATCAAACAAATAAATTCTGAAGTAGTAAAAAAGACTGCAACACGATGTCGAGAAAAAGGGATTGTTGTTCCAACTTTCAAACAGATGAGAAATCCTGAAACGATTCCGGTATCAATTAAATCCATTCTTCCGAAAGTCGGTTTGTGGGATGTTAATCCTCTAAACCTTTTCCGCATAACATGGAAGAATGATATCAAAACCGGATTGTTCGGCGGAGTAAATTATCTCGAAATCCCCAAAGAAATTACAGGAGTCAAAGCGAGGATTATTGGGCTCGTAGGAAAATATTTTCCTACCGGCGCACATAAAGTAGGTGCTGCGTTTGGCTGCCTTGTACCGCGGCTCGTCAGCGGAGAATTCAATCCTGAAAAACATAAAGCTGTATGGCCCTCGACGGGTAATTATTGCAGAGGCGGAGCGTTTAATTCCGTATTGTTAGGTTGCACACCGATTGCAATACTTCCTGAGGAAATGTCGAAAGAACGCTTTGCCTGGCTAAAAGAAATCGGCGCTGATGTAATCGCTACTCCCGGCTGCGAATCAAACGTGAAGGAAATTTACGACAAATGCTGGGAACTGAAAAAGGATCCGAACAATATAATCTTTAACCAGTTCGAAGAATTCGGCAATCCGATCTGGCATTATAATGTTACCGGTCCTGCGATTGAGGAAGTGTTTCAATCACTTAAAATGAAAAACGGAAGAGCATCTGCTTTTATTTCTGCAACCGGTTCAGCTGGCACGATTGCTGCGGGGGATTATCTCAAGAAACAATATCCACATCTGAAAGTTGTTGCAACTGAAGCGCTTCAGTGTCCGACACTTCTCATGAACGGCTTCGGCGGTCACCGCATTGAAGGAATCGGAGATAAACATGTGCCGTGGGTACACAACGTCCGAAACACCGATGCAGTTGCCGCAATCGATGATGAAGATTGTATGAGAGTTTTGAGATTATTCAATGAGGAAGTAGGTAAAAACTTTTTGAGCAAGGAGCTTAGAGCTGAGAGCAAGGAACTGTCGCTTCTTGGTATTTCGAGTATTGCTAATATGCTTGCAGCGATAAAGACTGCGAAGTATTTCGAACTGAATGAGGACGATGTTATCTTCACAATGTTTACAGATTCAGCGGACATGTATGGCTCACGAATAAAAGAATTAGAGCAAGAGCGCGGAAAATATTCTTTGATTGAAGCCGCAAAAGATCATGCCGCTCCGATTGCGCATCAAAGTATCGATTATTTTAAAGAACTAACGTACTATGATCGAAAAGCAATACACAACCTCAAATATTATACCTGGGTCGAACAGCAAGGAAAAACGTACGAAGAAATTTTAGCGCAATGGAATCCTGAATATTGGACAAGTTTATTTGAAGAAGAAGTTGTATATTTCGATAAGTTGATTGAAGAATTTAATAATCAGGTAGGTAAGTAA
- a CDS encoding 4Fe-4S dicluster domain-containing protein, whose product MNISEKIRNAGIVGAGGGGFPTHVKAGAKVEYVIANGAECEPLIHKDYEIMVRCPEKVVHGVILLMESTGAKKGIIGIKEKNKDAVDAISGAIHDPRIKIHLLGDFYPSGDEFILVYESTKRLIPPQGIPLDVGIVVSNVETLYNISLAADDQPVIEKFVTVAGAVHHPLSFVAPVGMSFKDAIAFAGGVSVKDFGVFVGGIMMGKLEFDLDQPITKTTAGFIVIPKEHILIQRKSRTEQSMRRIGKSACDQCSYCTELCPRYILGYDVQPHKVMRSLGFTMTGEHIWNQYASLCCACGLCTLYACPEGLYPKEACDTAKTDLKTNAVKWSGRKEVIPHPMYEGRRTPLRQLMKRLGVEEYNRPSKFQQKKLNPKNVNIPLSQHIGTPAQPIVSVGESVKRGQCIGEIPEGKMGARVHASVDGIVRRVENTILIESY is encoded by the coding sequence ATGAATATTTCAGAGAAAATAAGAAATGCAGGTATTGTCGGTGCGGGTGGCGGCGGCTTCCCCACACATGTAAAAGCCGGTGCGAAAGTTGAATATGTTATAGCCAATGGAGCCGAGTGTGAGCCGTTGATCCATAAAGATTATGAAATCATGGTTCGATGCCCGGAAAAAGTTGTGCACGGCGTAATCCTTCTAATGGAATCTACGGGTGCAAAAAAAGGTATAATCGGAATAAAAGAAAAAAACAAAGACGCTGTTGATGCAATCTCAGGTGCGATTCACGATCCACGCATCAAGATTCATTTACTTGGAGATTTTTATCCGTCCGGCGATGAATTCATTCTTGTTTACGAATCGACAAAAAGATTAATACCTCCTCAGGGAATTCCGCTCGATGTTGGAATTGTAGTCAGCAATGTCGAGACGCTCTATAATATTTCTCTTGCTGCTGACGATCAACCTGTAATTGAAAAATTTGTAACGGTTGCAGGTGCTGTGCATCATCCGTTATCTTTTGTTGCACCGGTGGGTATGAGTTTTAAGGATGCGATTGCTTTTGCGGGCGGTGTGAGTGTAAAAGATTTCGGCGTGTTTGTCGGTGGAATCATGATGGGAAAATTGGAGTTCGATCTTGATCAGCCGATTACAAAAACAACTGCCGGATTTATTGTTATTCCAAAAGAACATATTTTAATCCAGCGAAAGAGCCGAACTGAACAATCGATGCGGCGAATCGGCAAATCTGCTTGCGATCAGTGCAGTTATTGCACAGAATTATGTCCGCGATACATACTTGGCTATGATGTTCAGCCTCATAAAGTAATGCGGAGTCTTGGTTTCACAATGACAGGTGAGCATATTTGGAATCAATACGCATCACTCTGCTGTGCCTGCGGACTTTGCACGCTTTATGCATGTCCGGAAGGGTTGTATCCTAAAGAAGCATGCGATACAGCGAAAACCGATTTGAAAACCAATGCTGTTAAATGGTCCGGGCGCAAAGAGGTTATTCCACATCCGATGTACGAAGGAAGAAGAACTCCATTGAGGCAATTGATGAAACGACTTGGAGTTGAAGAGTACAATCGTCCATCGAAATTTCAACAAAAAAAACTCAATCCCAAAAATGTAAATATTCCGCTATCCCAACATATCGGAACGCCTGCGCAACCGATTGTGAGTGTTGGAGAATCTGTGAAGCGCGGACAATGCATCGGCGAAATTCCGGAAGGAAAAATGGGCGCGAGAGTGCACGCGAGTGTTGATGGGATTGTTAGACGAGTAGAAAATACTATTTTAATAGAAAGCTATTAG
- a CDS encoding four helix bundle protein, producing MRDFRKLTIWQQGIQHVKEVYLLSGLLPKEEKYGLKSQMCRAAVSIPSNIAEGCSRNSDIEFRRYLEMAIGSTFELETQLILLKEIGFTHEENLIDVFALLSSEQKMINALITKISNSQKLTTKS from the coding sequence ATGAGAGATTTTAGAAAATTAACAATTTGGCAGCAGGGAATTCAACATGTGAAGGAAGTCTATCTGCTTTCAGGGTTATTACCAAAAGAAGAAAAGTATGGTTTGAAAAGCCAGATGTGTAGAGCCGCAGTTTCTATTCCTTCAAATATTGCCGAAGGTTGTAGTCGTAACAGTGATATTGAATTTAGGCGTTATCTAGAAATGGCGATAGGTTCAACATTTGAACTTGAGACACAACTTATCTTATTAAAAGAAATAGGATTCACTCATGAAGAAAATCTTATTGATGTTTTTGCACTGCTCTCATCAGAACAAAAAATGATAAATGCGCTTATTACCAAAATCTCTAACTCCCAAAAGCTAACAACTAAAAGCTAA
- a CDS encoding BMC domain-containing protein → MVKNSIGLIELSSIAAGYEVADAMLKAAEVEIILSRSICSGKYMVLIGGDVAAVSAAVQSGGITGRGSIVDVFIIPNVHHAIFPAIAGTSKVDLLQALGIVESFSVASLIEAADAAVKSANVRLIELRLAMALGGKAFVTLTGEVAAVQAAVDAGAAVVASKGLLVNKVVIPQPRKELLSEIV, encoded by the coding sequence ATGGTTAAAAATTCAATCGGTCTTATAGAACTATCAAGCATCGCCGCCGGTTATGAAGTGGCAGATGCAATGTTAAAAGCCGCCGAAGTAGAAATTATTCTTTCGCGTTCAATCTGTTCAGGCAAATACATGGTGTTGATAGGCGGTGACGTTGCTGCTGTATCGGCTGCTGTTCAGTCGGGGGGTATTACGGGACGCGGTTCTATTGTGGATGTGTTTATTATTCCAAATGTTCATCATGCAATATTTCCGGCTATTGCAGGCACAAGTAAAGTCGATTTGCTTCAGGCGCTCGGAATCGTTGAATCGTTCTCGGTTGCATCCCTGATTGAAGCTGCTGATGCTGCTGTTAAATCTGCTAATGTACGATTGATCGAGCTTCGGCTTGCAATGGCTTTAGGCGGTAAAGCGTTTGTTACCTTGACCGGTGAAGTTGCCGCCGTTCAAGCTGCGGTTGATGCCGGTGCTGCGGTTGTCGCATCAAAAGGATTGCTTGTTAATAAAGTTGTAATTCCACAACCAAGGAAAGAGTTGTTGTCGGAGATTGTATAA
- a CDS encoding YgeY family selenium metabolism-linked hydrolase, translated as MIKFMFEQILKSARQNESQVAKFLRDIIAIKSVSSQEEKVVYRIKEEMEKCKYDEITIDPMGNILGRIGKGKHIIAMDAHIDTVDVGNPENWTIDPFKGAMKDGIIYGRGACDMKGAMASLVYGGKIIKDLGLEDDYTLYIVGSVQEEDCDGLCWQYIINEDKIRPEVVVIAEPTNLGVYRGHRGRMEIEVRVKGISCHGSAPERGDNAVYKMSPIIQDIEKLNERLKGEPFLGKGTVTIAEIRSTSPSLCAVADSSTIHLDRRLAATDTMESAVKEIQELPSVKKVNAEVVVLDYAVPSWRGLTYPTKKYYPTWLLPENHPVLASGVKTFEGLFQEKPVVNRWVFSTNGVAVMGMHKIPCIGFGPGNEIYAHMATEQIPVEHLVKASAWYAAFPKIYLGK; from the coding sequence ATGATAAAATTTATGTTTGAACAAATCCTAAAATCTGCCAGACAAAACGAATCCCAAGTCGCGAAATTTCTCCGCGACATTATTGCAATAAAATCCGTAAGTTCACAGGAAGAAAAAGTCGTCTACCGCATTAAAGAAGAAATGGAGAAATGTAAATACGACGAGATCACTATCGATCCGATGGGAAATATTTTAGGCCGCATCGGTAAAGGTAAACATATCATTGCAATGGATGCACATATTGATACGGTCGATGTCGGGAACCCTGAAAACTGGACAATCGATCCGTTCAAAGGTGCGATGAAGGATGGAATCATCTATGGCCGCGGTGCATGCGATATGAAAGGTGCAATGGCATCGCTTGTCTATGGCGGAAAAATCATCAAGGATCTTGGACTTGAAGACGATTACACGCTTTACATCGTCGGAAGTGTTCAGGAAGAAGACTGCGACGGACTTTGCTGGCAGTATATTATTAACGAAGATAAAATACGACCAGAAGTAGTTGTGATTGCTGAACCGACAAATCTTGGAGTTTATCGTGGCCATCGCGGACGAATGGAAATTGAAGTTCGAGTAAAAGGAATTTCCTGTCATGGTTCTGCACCGGAACGTGGTGATAACGCTGTCTACAAAATGTCTCCGATTATACAGGATATTGAAAAACTGAATGAACGATTGAAGGGTGAACCGTTCCTCGGAAAAGGTACAGTTACAATTGCAGAAATTCGCTCAACATCTCCGTCACTTTGTGCAGTTGCAGATTCATCCACAATTCATCTTGATAGACGGCTCGCGGCAACAGATACGATGGAATCTGCCGTCAAAGAAATTCAGGAATTACCAAGTGTGAAGAAAGTAAATGCCGAAGTTGTTGTGCTGGATTATGCCGTTCCAAGCTGGCGCGGTTTAACTTATCCGACAAAGAAATATTATCCAACATGGCTTCTTCCGGAAAATCATCCTGTGCTTGCAAGTGGTGTAAAGACATTTGAAGGGTTGTTTCAGGAGAAACCGGTTGTAAACCGCTGGGTATTCAGTACAAACGGTGTTGCAGTTATGGGAATGCACAAAATTCCGTGTATCGGCTTCGGTCCCGGAAATGAAATCTATGCACACATGGCGACAGAACAGATTCCCGTCGAACATCTCGTAAAAGCAAGTGCATGGTATGCAGCATTTCCGAAGATTTATTTAGGAAAATAA
- a CDS encoding nucleoside deaminase codes for MDIFMQEAIAEARKGLSEGGIPIGSVLVRDGKIIGRGHNRRVQEDNTMKHAEIDCLINAGRVGSYHNTVLYSTLMPCYLCGGAVVQFNIPKVVVGESRTFPGSEKFMHEHGVEVINLNLDECFNMMDKFIKEHPSLWNEDIGK; via the coding sequence ATGGATATCTTCATGCAAGAAGCTATTGCCGAAGCGCGGAAAGGATTATCGGAAGGTGGAATTCCGATCGGTTCAGTGTTAGTGCGCGATGGAAAAATAATAGGACGCGGACACAATCGCCGAGTGCAGGAAGACAACACGATGAAACATGCGGAAATCGATTGCCTCATAAATGCCGGACGAGTCGGTAGCTATCACAATACAGTTTTATATTCCACATTGATGCCGTGCTATTTATGCGGTGGCGCGGTTGTACAATTTAATATTCCGAAAGTTGTAGTTGGAGAATCGAGAACCTTCCCCGGCTCGGAAAAATTTATGCATGAACATGGTGTTGAAGTAATCAATCTTAATCTGGATGAATGTTTCAATATGATGGATAAGTTCATCAAAGAGCATCCCTCATTGTGGAACGAAGATATTGGCAAATAA
- a CDS encoding ornithine carbamoyltransferase encodes MAKLPKLPNIVRGKDYIETKDWSVKEIELALKVAADLKKMFKKCQPHRYLPDKTNFLFFFDKSTRTRNSFEAGTTQLGGHAHFIAAETSQVAHGESPKDMGIILSSYGHAIAIRHDLVPGEGNKYMREVAEHATVPVLNMQCDIDHPFQTLADLMTIREEFGKNLRGKKIAVSWAYAPSYAKPMSVPQGLITLMPRFGLDVVLAHPPEYKLMDSEVEYAKKAAKENGTKFEIVDSMDEAFEGAHIVYPKSWGIESLFHTPEKALEISKKYKYWICDEKKMKLTKKDSIYMHCLPADRGYEVTDAVIDGPHSRVFPEAENRLHTCKAVMALTM; translated from the coding sequence ATGGCAAAATTACCAAAGCTCCCGAACATCGTTCGTGGAAAAGATTACATCGAAACAAAAGACTGGTCAGTCAAAGAAATCGAATTAGCGCTCAAAGTCGCAGCCGATTTGAAAAAGATGTTTAAAAAATGTCAGCCACACCGCTACCTACCCGATAAAACGAATTTTCTTTTCTTCTTTGATAAATCGACACGAACTCGTAATTCATTTGAAGCGGGTACAACACAACTCGGAGGTCACGCGCACTTTATCGCTGCGGAAACTTCTCAGGTTGCACACGGTGAATCGCCGAAAGATATGGGAATAATTCTTTCGAGTTATGGACATGCAATTGCAATCAGGCATGATCTTGTTCCGGGTGAGGGAAATAAATATATGCGCGAAGTAGCTGAGCATGCAACCGTTCCTGTTTTAAACATGCAGTGCGATATAGATCATCCGTTCCAGACACTCGCCGATCTCATGACTATTCGTGAAGAGTTCGGAAAAAATCTCCGCGGTAAAAAGATTGCCGTCTCATGGGCTTACGCTCCAAGTTACGCCAAGCCGATGTCGGTGCCGCAGGGATTGATTACACTAATGCCGCGTTTCGGGCTCGACGTTGTTCTTGCTCATCCGCCGGAATATAAATTGATGGACAGTGAAGTCGAGTACGCGAAGAAAGCCGCAAAAGAGAATGGAACAAAGTTTGAAATAGTAGATTCGATGGATGAGGCATTCGAAGGCGCTCATATCGTTTACCCAAAATCGTGGGGAATAGAATCTCTTTTCCATACTCCTGAAAAAGCTTTGGAGATCTCGAAGAAATACAAATATTGGATTTGCGATGAAAAGAAAATGAAGTTGACAAAAAAAGATTCCATCTATATGCACTGTCTACCCGCCGACCGCGGATACGAAGTTACCGACGCGGTTATAGACGGTCCACATTCACGAGTATTTCCGGAAGCCGAAAACAGGCTACATACTTGTAAAGCAGTTATGGCATTGACTATGTAA
- a CDS encoding four helix bundle protein: MAQKQNGGYNRLDIYHLAHDLAVKIHKLTLSLPKHETYEEGSQVRRSSKSIAANIVEGYVLRKYKNEYSHYLYRAHASTEETIEHLKLIVETKSSIEVQLCEELLSEYKRLSSMVFHFIRAVETKHETPLFLREDSINYSVNDFHAP, from the coding sequence ATGGCTCAGAAACAAAATGGTGGTTACAATAGGTTAGATATATATCATCTTGCACACGATCTAGCTGTTAAGATTCACAAATTGACATTGAGTTTACCCAAACATGAAACATATGAGGAGGGAAGTCAGGTCAGAAGATCGTCAAAATCTATTGCCGCAAATATTGTCGAGGGTTATGTTCTGAGAAAATATAAGAATGAGTATTCGCATTACCTGTATCGTGCTCACGCCTCAACGGAAGAAACTATTGAACATTTAAAGTTAATTGTTGAAACAAAATCTTCTATTGAAGTTCAACTATGTGAAGAATTATTGAGTGAATATAAAAGATTAAGTTCAATGGTTTTTCATTTTATTAGAGCAGTTGAAACCAAACACGAAACCCCACTCTTTTTAAGAGAAGATTCAATTAATTATTCAGTTAACGATTTTCATGCACCCTAA
- a CDS encoding XdhC family protein yields MHPKSYILNPKSPISSDIYQEILSALEHEESIMLATIISTSGSTPASALSKMLIKNGGTVSVGTVGGGCMEGEVILHANRLYNARKAEILTFELNEDDIESGLICGGNLDILIEPITKNFIPIFQKLKTLRDDEEDCIVGTLLNKDNTVASKIIFKRNSGEMNEWIVDNALNNSTTQLLPHSITPLIQQSISRVYQKNEIIRLKTESGEIILEPISSTPSLIIFGGGHVSKFVSQSAVMVGFRVTIVDDREKYANPDRFPEAAQTIVSDFSEAFSKLTIKPTTYIVIVTRGHSYDELVLEQAVKTPAKYIGMIGSKRKVLKTYDHLRQCGIKDEQLERVHAPIGIDIAAATAEEIAVSITAELVRIRRGSLKPPRHLKEDLGF; encoded by the coding sequence ATGCACCCTAAATCCTACATCCTAAATCCTAAATCTCCAATTTCCTCAGATATTTATCAAGAGATTCTCTCCGCGCTCGAGCATGAAGAGTCGATCATGCTTGCGACTATCATCTCAACATCAGGATCCACACCGGCATCTGCTTTATCAAAAATGCTCATCAAAAATGGTGGAACGGTTTCGGTTGGAACTGTTGGCGGTGGATGCATGGAAGGTGAGGTGATTCTCCATGCCAACCGGTTGTACAACGCACGTAAAGCGGAAATTCTGACATTCGAGTTGAATGAAGATGATATAGAGAGCGGATTGATTTGCGGCGGCAATCTCGATATTCTTATCGAACCGATCACGAAAAATTTTATTCCAATATTTCAGAAACTAAAAACACTCCGGGATGACGAAGAAGATTGTATTGTTGGAACTCTTTTAAACAAGGATAATACAGTAGCGAGCAAAATAATCTTCAAGCGGAATAGTGGAGAGATGAATGAATGGATTGTTGACAACGCACTCAACAACTCAACTACTCAACTACTTCCACACTCCATTACTCCATTAATCCAACAATCCATTTCCAGGGTTTATCAAAAGAATGAAATTATTAGATTAAAAACCGAATCAGGTGAAATCATTCTCGAACCAATTTCCAGCACACCAAGCTTGATAATCTTCGGTGGCGGACATGTATCTAAGTTCGTTTCGCAATCGGCGGTGATGGTTGGGTTTCGCGTTACGATTGTTGATGATCGTGAAAAGTACGCAAATCCCGATAGATTCCCCGAAGCGGCTCAAACTATTGTGTCCGATTTTTCAGAAGCATTCTCGAAATTAACAATCAAACCAACCACGTATATTGTTATCGTCACACGCGGTCATAGTTACGATGAATTAGTTCTGGAACAAGCGGTAAAAACTCCTGCAAAGTATATCGGTATGATCGGGAGTAAACGAAAGGTGCTGAAAACTTATGATCATCTTCGCCAATGCGGAATCAAAGATGAACAACTTGAACGTGTCCATGCACCGATCGGGATCGATATCGCTGCTGCAACGGCAGAGGAAATTGCGGTAAGCATTACTGCAGAACTTGTGCGAATTCGCCGTGGTTCTTTGAAACCACCGCGACATTTAAAAGAAGATCTCGGATTCTAA